The Candidatus Nitrosocosmicus franklandus genome contains a region encoding:
- a CDS encoding MFS transporter, protein MSFFKQVFSLPVFSIVLARIFYAVNWFNISSIFYLILIDFNQDVSMLGLITSGFLIGIGLFQIPAGILAAKYDPRLIIVFGTMLLSISSLLSGLVTEIYQMVFLRFLVGVGMAFFFGPSVILISKYLGKGSDGLGIGILNSAHSLGGIIGIFGWIVIAEITGWRTSLLVSGILGIISGMLLYYTIFSKDGRSGVFKNERGENVQGHTLPGPKIRLEKNSVGNKPISEFQITFTSLRSLMLNKSLIIVALSLLGIQIGWNLISTFIVLYLKFEFDATSMMAGIIGGLTLIVNVIFAPFFGKLYDLLSKTKWEMSDIVLLIICGTIISVNMILFSFSEMSILLPGIILIGIFASGGFVIPYTMARRIAVEKLKMPNYEILAVGFVNGLSLLGAFWVPFLFSLLVKTFNYSTAWIIGGLLTVAFIIPIIKLKY, encoded by the coding sequence ATGTCTTTTTTCAAGCAAGTATTTTCTCTGCCCGTGTTTTCAATAGTACTTGCTAGAATATTTTATGCTGTCAATTGGTTCAATATATCTTCAATATTTTATCTAATCTTGATTGATTTTAACCAAGATGTATCAATGCTTGGATTGATTACATCAGGCTTTCTTATCGGTATAGGGTTATTTCAAATTCCTGCGGGAATACTTGCTGCAAAATATGATCCACGATTAATTATTGTTTTTGGAACAATGTTGCTCTCAATATCTTCGCTCTTGTCTGGATTGGTAACAGAAATTTATCAAATGGTATTCTTGAGATTTTTAGTAGGCGTAGGAATGGCCTTCTTCTTTGGACCCAGCGTTATATTGATTTCTAAGTACTTAGGAAAAGGATCTGATGGCCTGGGAATAGGAATCTTGAATTCTGCTCACTCATTGGGCGGGATAATAGGAATATTTGGCTGGATAGTTATAGCAGAAATTACCGGTTGGCGAACAAGTTTACTCGTAAGTGGTATACTAGGAATTATAAGTGGAATGTTATTATATTATACTATATTTAGTAAAGATGGTAGATCTGGTGTCTTTAAAAATGAGCGGGGCGAAAACGTACAAGGACATACACTACCAGGTCCCAAAATTCGCCTAGAGAAGAATTCAGTTGGAAACAAGCCAATTTCTGAATTTCAGATCACCTTCACTAGCTTGAGATCTCTAATGTTAAATAAGTCATTGATTATAGTTGCACTTTCTCTTCTAGGTATTCAAATAGGTTGGAATCTGATTTCAACATTTATTGTATTATACCTTAAATTCGAATTTGATGCTACATCGATGATGGCTGGTATAATTGGAGGTTTGACCTTAATTGTGAATGTTATATTTGCACCATTTTTTGGTAAACTGTATGATCTCTTGTCAAAGACAAAATGGGAGATGAGTGATATTGTTCTATTAATAATATGTGGAACCATTATTTCTGTAAACATGATTCTATTTTCATTTTCCGAAATGTCAATACTTTTACCTGGTATCATTCTTATTGGTATTTTCGCATCAGGCGGGTTTGTAATTCCCTATACCATGGCGAGAAGAATTGCTGTTGAGAAATTAAAGATGCCCAATTATGAAATATTGGCAGTTGGTTTTGTAAATGGATTATCACTTTTGGGTGCTTTTTGGGTACCTTTTTTGTTTTCTTTGTTAGTAAAAACATTCAACTACTCGACTGCATGGATTATTGGAGGTTTGCTGACAGTTGCGTTCATAATTCCAATCATTAAACTTAAATATTAA
- a CDS encoding Nre family DNA repair protein, translated as MSSRSSSEIKERIRQNWNNLLKEKLSKVTENLTGRSPPSVFVGSYLYPKVNIGPLVSTTSGDIKILDHPEKWAGRKLEDLINYRLSLIRGTILTSAFLDINNNRQTELLQELAMANKSIEVEVTFDKKPSLKFEEMNNLSVTDSDAIQFGFASQIKNLKIPTGISVNKKIEKAYYDKDLSAHEAVNRLYNEGIEISNLSKVFSVGVLGSRKRRKIVPTKWSITAIDQIISANLIGRLTDYSSIDSFLLFRYIHLANNFAVILIPDHIWNFEMNEAWFNSDGKVDIESDTEISGLLKNYPKICGSYFAARLAVTEYLNQHRKKASAIVLREIYPEYVLPVGVWQIREGIRMAMKRKGEIFDNLDEALGHACTNMKLSKKEWISKSVFIQSIRYQKRISEYVF; from the coding sequence ATGTCATCAAGAAGTAGTAGCGAAATAAAAGAAAGAATAAGACAAAACTGGAATAATCTATTAAAAGAAAAGTTAAGCAAAGTTACCGAAAATCTGACAGGACGGTCTCCGCCATCAGTGTTTGTCGGAAGTTATTTGTACCCCAAAGTGAATATAGGACCTTTAGTTTCGACGACTTCTGGTGATATAAAGATATTAGATCATCCAGAAAAATGGGCAGGGAGGAAATTGGAAGATTTGATTAACTACAGGTTATCTTTGATACGAGGAACAATTTTAACATCAGCGTTTCTGGATATTAATAATAACAGACAAACCGAATTGTTACAGGAATTAGCAATGGCAAATAAATCCATTGAAGTCGAAGTTACATTCGATAAGAAACCAAGTCTGAAATTCGAAGAGATGAATAATCTATCAGTGACAGACTCAGATGCCATACAATTTGGATTTGCATCACAAATAAAGAACCTAAAAATTCCCACGGGAATCAGTGTTAACAAAAAGATAGAAAAAGCTTACTATGATAAGGATTTGAGCGCACATGAAGCTGTCAATCGCCTTTATAACGAAGGAATAGAAATTAGTAATTTAAGTAAAGTTTTTAGCGTAGGAGTTTTGGGTTCAAGAAAAAGAAGAAAAATAGTCCCTACAAAATGGAGCATAACAGCAATAGATCAAATTATATCGGCCAATCTGATTGGAAGGTTGACAGATTATTCTTCAATTGACAGTTTCCTGTTATTTCGATATATACATTTGGCAAACAATTTTGCGGTCATTTTGATCCCAGACCATATATGGAATTTTGAAATGAATGAAGCCTGGTTCAACAGCGATGGGAAAGTAGATATAGAATCAGATACTGAGATATCTGGTTTATTAAAGAATTATCCAAAAATATGCGGTTCTTATTTTGCCGCAAGACTTGCAGTCACCGAATACTTGAACCAGCATAGAAAGAAGGCATCTGCAATAGTCTTGAGAGAAATCTATCCCGAGTATGTGCTTCCCGTCGGAGTTTGGCAAATTAGAGAGGGAATCAGGATGGCAATGAAAAGGAAGGGAGAAATCTTTGACAATCTTGATGAAGCACTTGGACATGCATGTACAAATATGAAACTTTCCAAAAAAGAATGGATAAGCAAAAGTGTGTTTATACAGTCAATAAGATATCAAAAAAGGATTTCAGAGTATGTCTTTTAG
- a CDS encoding helix-hairpin-helix domain-containing protein, producing MTISNAEVAKVLRKIAFLVEMDSNKEDESINFKNRAYLKAADQIENLPVPIEKIYKESGLKGLLQIPMIGKAISSKIEEFLNTGKIEYYEKLRIKYPIEIDEFLGLEGIGPKTLRTIMDRVPVKNIKDLENLIKEEKLRTIPGFSQKKESNLLKKIESHRKGKSRSLLGDLYPLVAQIEDYLVDQKKITKIIVVGSFRRMKETIGDIDILVVSRYPAEVINYFTKMPNIDEVLSQGTSKAFVRLNNGTDVDLLVVPEDSFGSASLYFTGSKEHGIVLRKIAQMHGYRLNEWGLFDNSTGQKLAGESESEIYNRLDLEWIPPEMRENQGEIQMAKKGSKIWQQKIQNLISYESLKGDLQVHSSNTDGQLSVEEMAFYARTIFGLDYIAITDHTKSLSIARGLDEHQLLDQSNEISEINDRIKSGEFFSQENRPNITKHLNKYLKESNAKNSKNSRNKINGTFKILTAAEVNILKDGSLDISNNVLDKLDIVGAAIHSNFNLSEDIQTERLIKAAQNPSVDIIFHPTGRIINKREGYPINISKLLSIALETDTILEIDAHYNRLDLKDEHIRMAIEKGVKLVIDSDAHHPLHYTFLKFGIAQARRGWAERGDILNTLSANDLLKNLK from the coding sequence GTGACAATATCCAATGCAGAGGTCGCAAAAGTCCTTCGCAAGATCGCATTCTTAGTTGAAATGGATTCGAACAAAGAGGACGAAAGTATAAATTTTAAGAACAGAGCATACCTGAAAGCGGCGGACCAAATTGAAAATTTGCCTGTCCCCATAGAAAAAATATACAAAGAAAGTGGTTTGAAGGGCCTATTACAAATTCCTATGATTGGTAAGGCAATATCATCCAAAATTGAAGAATTTCTAAATACAGGAAAAATAGAGTATTATGAAAAATTAAGAATAAAATATCCCATTGAAATCGACGAATTTTTAGGATTAGAAGGGATAGGACCCAAGACGTTGAGAACGATAATGGATAGAGTGCCAGTTAAGAATATAAAAGATTTAGAGAATTTAATAAAAGAGGAAAAATTACGGACTATTCCCGGGTTTTCTCAAAAGAAAGAGAGCAATCTTCTCAAGAAAATTGAATCCCATCGTAAAGGAAAATCAAGATCATTGCTAGGGGACCTATATCCATTAGTTGCTCAAATTGAAGACTATTTGGTTGATCAAAAGAAAATTACAAAAATTATTGTGGTTGGTTCTTTTAGAAGAATGAAAGAAACAATAGGAGATATTGATATTTTGGTTGTATCAAGATATCCTGCAGAAGTAATTAATTATTTTACGAAAATGCCTAACATAGATGAAGTTTTAAGTCAAGGAACATCAAAAGCTTTTGTGAGATTAAATAACGGAACGGATGTAGATTTACTGGTCGTTCCTGAAGATAGTTTTGGCTCAGCATCATTATATTTTACCGGAAGTAAAGAACATGGCATAGTATTGAGGAAAATTGCACAGATGCATGGCTATCGTTTAAATGAATGGGGATTATTTGATAACTCAACAGGTCAAAAATTAGCTGGCGAATCTGAATCGGAAATATACAACCGGCTAGATCTGGAATGGATCCCTCCGGAAATGAGAGAGAATCAAGGAGAAATACAAATGGCCAAAAAAGGATCTAAGATCTGGCAACAAAAAATTCAGAATCTAATAAGTTATGAATCCCTCAAGGGAGATCTTCAAGTTCATTCAAGCAATACAGACGGCCAGTTGTCCGTTGAGGAAATGGCTTTTTACGCGAGAACAATATTTGGACTGGATTATATTGCAATTACAGATCACACGAAGAGTTTGAGTATTGCTAGAGGACTAGACGAACATCAATTATTAGATCAATCAAACGAAATTAGCGAGATCAATGATCGGATCAAAAGTGGAGAGTTTTTTTCCCAAGAAAATAGACCAAATATAACCAAACACTTAAACAAGTATCTCAAAGAGTCTAACGCAAAGAATTCGAAGAATAGTCGAAACAAGATCAACGGGACATTCAAGATATTGACAGCCGCTGAAGTAAATATCCTGAAGGATGGGTCACTCGATATTTCAAATAATGTTTTAGATAAGCTTGATATAGTAGGAGCAGCCATTCATTCAAATTTCAATTTATCTGAAGATATTCAAACAGAAAGGCTAATTAAAGCCGCTCAGAATCCTAGCGTAGACATAATATTTCATCCTACGGGTAGAATCATCAACAAGAGAGAAGGTTACCCTATCAACATCTCAAAATTGCTATCAATTGCCCTAGAAACTGACACAATATTAGAAATTGATGCGCATTATAATCGACTTGACTTAAAGGATGAACATATTAGGATGGCAATAGAGAAAGGAGTAAAATTAGTCATAGACTCAGATGCACATCATCCTCTGCATTATACGTTCTTAAAATTTGGAATTGCACAGGCAAGGAGAGGATGGGCAGAAAGAGGTGACATACTCAATACACTCTCTGCAAACGATTTATTGAAAAACCTGAAATAG